From the Halococcus sediminicola genome, the window GCGATCTGGAACAACGGGGGCGATACGATCACGATTACAAACGCGCAGGGCGAACAGGTCCTCAAGGAGGAGTACTGATGGCGACCGGAGAGTACCGCGGAGTACTGGACCGCTTCGAGGACGACCTCGCAGTGGTGCTGCTCGAACGCGATGGGGACACGATAGGGGATATCGCACTCCCTCGAGAGCAACTGCCCGAAGACGGTCGTCATCAGGACGCACTCTTCGCGATCGAGATGGAGGGCGAGACGGTCCAAACCATCTCATACTGCCCAGAAGAAACACGCAAGCAGGCAGAGCAGGCTCAGTCACGATTCGACCGCCTCTCGCAGCGGCCGCCGGGAAGTGACGAAGAGAATTGATCGCACAAGCCGGATTGGCCAGAGACGAAGGGCTTCGTCAGGGAATCAGCCTCGGTAGCAGGTAGTCGGAGTTCTGGAGGGCGGGGTGAAGCTTTTCAATAGATGGAGCTTTGGACTGGAGTCAGGAAGGGTCCTTTTGGACACTTGATTAGCCAACAGGCTATCGTAGCCTGTAGTACGACTGGAAGTAGACAAAGGTCTTTAGGTATTCTACAGGTATTATCTTCCATGCCAAAGATTAGCGTTGATGTTCCACAGGAGTTGCTTGATGATCTCGATGAGCATGTCGGAGAAGGGGGAAAGTTCGTGAACCGGAGTGATGCAATCCGCGCGTCTATGCGCAAAACGCTCGATATTTTAGACGATATTGATAGTCGACATGGACGACTCGAACGCGAAGAGCAACCTTGATTCCGATACTCCACCATCTATAAGCACTGCCGAAATAATACCTGGGTATGTCAGGAGTTGCCTCAAGAGAGCATGAGGATCGCCCATCATCAGTCAGTGATGAGGAACGAGTACTCTCGATTGGAGCTGACCGACCGATTCGCATCAGCGCCGG encodes:
- a CDS encoding ribbon-helix-helix domain-containing protein, coding for MPKISVDVPQELLDDLDEHVGEGGKFVNRSDAIRASMRKTLDILDDIDSRHGRLEREEQP
- a CDS encoding DUF3006 domain-containing protein: MATGEYRGVLDRFEDDLAVVLLERDGDTIGDIALPREQLPEDGRHQDALFAIEMEGETVQTISYCPEETRKQAEQAQSRFDRLSQRPPGSDEEN